A DNA window from Malus domestica chromosome 12, GDT2T_hap1 contains the following coding sequences:
- the LOC139189899 gene encoding putative disease resistance protein RGA3 produces the protein MAELAFELAVRVTEKLGSLAYDEICLAWGVKSDLRKLADTMSTIEGVLLDAEEKQANNKQLRSWLRQVKNVFLDAEDVLDEFDCEDLQKQVVEKFHGTCGKVRLFFSPSNPIAFRFRVAHEIKELRERLEELKANRSIFDSLTSHSKGYHDDHDSNLKHMIKARETHSFVRASDVVGRRFEKEELVDRLIEQGDDHVSVIPVVGIGGLGKTTLAKLVYNDTRVIKNFELMIWQYVSEDFDVARLTKEILGSVLGTNISGELSMNQLQEKLRDALKDKKFLLVLDDVWNEDAYKWDALKDLLVEGAKLGSKVLVTTRNVTVASIMGTVPTNINLQTLSGEDCMSLFVKCAFKEGEEREHPNLLEIGKDIVRKCGGVPLAVKILGCQLLSKTDEREWEMIRDSAIWELEELEREGVAHVLPALRLSYTRLPPHLRRCLAYCSLLPRTYEKLDSRLLINFWMANGILESHDHGNLELEDVGELYFKELWERSFFQNVEDFSLYCKFDMHDLIHDLVRSVAQDECFAVDFEGTKEISENVRHLSVFRPAQNVPSILDKRNRLRSITLQDIDINESFLQTCFSRFKYLRMLVLHATTFEAFPSSIVSLKHMRYLDLTGNERITKLPDAVCNLQSLEILNVFGCVNLEELPRDISKLISLRWLEVTTKQTTFPDNGVGCMKSLRYLCITDCGNLTSLPRDMSYLDALHTLIIGNCEQLDLENGNYQLIPLRLRRLAIGGVPRMVALPEWLQGAANTLRVLYIWGCENLDALPEWLTSFTSLRILDLSGCPKLLALPEGMHPLEVKIEDCPQLKRGI, from the coding sequence ATGGCTGAGCTTGCCTTTGAATTGGCAGTCAGAGTCACGGAGAAGCTAGGCTCCCTTGCTTACGACGAGATTTGCTtggcatggggggtaaaatccGATCTGAGAAAGCTTGCGGACACCATGTCCACAATTGAAGGCGTGCTCTTGGATGCTGAAGAGAAGCAAGCGAATAACAAGCAGCTACGCAGTTGGCTCAGACAAGTTAAAAATGTGTTTCTTGATGCCGAGGATGTGTTGGATGAGTTTGACTGTGAAGATCTGCAAAAGCAAGTGGTGGAAAAGTTTCATGGTACATGTGGAAAGGTACGTCTATTCTTCTCCCCGTCTAATCCAATTGCATTCCGTTTCAGAGTGGCTCATGAAATCAAAGAGTTAAGGGAGAGGTTAGAAGAGCTTAAAGCCAATAGGTCTATCTTTGATTCTCTCACTAGTCATAGTAAAGGTTACCATGATGACCATGATAGCAATCTGAAGCACATGATCAAGGCGAGAGAGACACACTCTTTCGTCCGTGCTTCGGATGTTGTTGGTAGACGGTTTGAGAAAGAAGAGCTAGTAGATCGTTTGATTGAGCAAGGTGACGATCATGTCTCAGTTATTCCTGTAGTTGGAATTGGAGGTTTAGGCAAGACTACACTTGCCAAGTTGGTGTACAATGATACAAGAGTCATTAAGAATTTTGAATTGATGATTTGGCAGTACGTGTCAGAAGATTTTGATGTTGCTAGATTGACAAAGGAGATTCTTGGTTCTGTATTAGGTACAAATATTAGTGGTGAATTGTCTATGAATCAGTTGCAAGAAAAACTACGGGATGCTTTGAAGGATAAGAAATTTTTACTTGTGTTAGATGATGTGTGGAACGAAGATGCATATAAATGGGATGCTTTGAAAGATTTGTTGGTAGAGGGGGCCAAATTAGGAAGTAAGGTTTTAGTGACAACCCGTAATGTTACAGTTGCTTCCATCATGGGAACTGTTCCGACAAACATTAATTTGCAAACTCTCTCCGGAGAGGATTGCATGTCCTTGTTTGTGAAATGTGCATTTaaagaaggagaagagagagaacatCCAAACCTCTTAGAAATTGGAAAAGATATTGTGAGAAAGTGTGGAGGGGTCCCCTTAGCGGTGAAAATTTTAGGATGTCAACTTCTCTCAAAGACTGATGAGCGGGAATGGGAAATGATACGGGATTCTGCAATATGGGAATTAGAGGAATTAGAAAGAGAGGGGGTTGCGCACGTTTTACCTGCTTTGAGACTCAGTTACACCCGTTTGCCTCCCCATTTGAGAAGATGTCTTGCTTATTGTTCACTTCTTCCAAGGACATACGAGAAGCTTGATAGCAGGCTATTGATCAATTTTTGGATGGCAAATGGAATCCTTGAATCTCATGATCATGGGAATCTGGAGTTAGAAGATGTTGGTGAGCTATATTTTAAAGAGTTATGGGAGAGGTCCTTCTTtcaaaatgttgaagattttaGTCTATACTGCAAATTTGATATGCACGATCTTATCCATGACCTCGTACGATCAGTTGCACAAGATGAGTGCTTTGCAGTAGACTTTGAAGGCACCAAAGAAATCTCTGAAAATGTCAGACATTTGTCAGTATTCAGACCAGCACAAAATGTTCCATCAATCTTGGATAAGCGGAACAGGTTGCGATCTATAACTTTGCAAGATATAGATATCAATGAATCCTTCCTTCAGACTTGCTTTTCAAGATTCAAGTATTTGCGGATGCTTGTTCTTCATGCTACAACATTTGAAGCTTTTCCAAGTTCCATTGTTTCCTTGAAGCATATGAGATACCTGGACTTGACTGGAAATGAAAGAATCACGAAACTCCCTGATGCAGTTTGTAATTTGCAAAGCTTGgaaattttaaatgtttttggCTGTGTGAATCTTGAAGAATTGCCTAGAGATATAAGCAAGTTGATCAGCCTTAGATGGCTTGAGGTAACTACAAAGCAAACTACTTTTCCAGACAATGGAGTGGGATGCATGAAATCACTTCGGTATCTTTGTATTACGGATTGTGGTAATCTAACCTCTTTGCCACGTGATATGAGTTATCTTGATGCATTACACACTCTAATTATAGGCAATTGTGAGCAGCTTGATTTGGAGAACGGAAACTATCAACTAATTCCATTGAGGCTCCGAAGATTGGCTATTGGTGGAGTACCAAGGATGGTGGCATTGCCTGAATGGTTGCAGGGAGCTGCTAACACCCTACGAGTCTTGTATATTTGGGGTTGTGAAAACTTGGATGCATTACCTGAGTGGTTGACAAGTTTCACATCCCTTAGAATACTTGACCTTTCAGGTTGTCCAAAATTGTTGGCTCTGCCAGAAGGGATGCATCCACTCGAAGTTAAAATAGAGGATTGTCCTCAATTGAAGAGGGGAATCTAG
- the LOC103450706 gene encoding uncharacterized protein — translation MGAGRKTQTFTLSSSQDMATYSASMRNLRRNSLGGVIFGATKFTIDECLSKQLFGLPAAHYMYVKNITPGLPLFLFNYSDRKLHGIFEATGLGQMNINPYGWSTDGSERTQYPAQVKFHTRMQCRPLLESEYKDIIADNYYTESHFWFELDHSQTSKLTSKFASVKVAPSNPVPQIPKSSSVNVAPSTSVPQGTLNWRKACFPAPPSHDTKEQPPSSPSHDTKEKRPAYTSHDTIEEPEWLELLTSETEHLSYSCPNWDAPILFGRYNALNSQYDVKEAEQVEQERVYGKLKELALQYDLNGECQDMSFSGNVDDSAVSNEMTWEDTEESMAPLGLDEKRPGSSRSSFEQKSRESSRSFCENPIIAKLIEEVEELKASKKEQSVKIGLLEHKLKKAELEIQQLKVWYEVRLTEKLGSLAYDEICLAWAVQSDLRKLEGTMSTIKGVLLDAEEKQANNKELRSWLRQVKNVFLDAEDVLDEFECEALRKQVVKKFHGTCRKVRRFFSRSNPVAFRLRVAHEIKELWERLEELKANKSIFDSLTSHSKGYYDDHDSNLKQVIKARETHSFVRASEVVGREFEKEELVDRLIEQGDDHFSVIPVVGMGGIGKTTLAKLVYNDTRVIKNFELMIWQYVSVDFDIARLTKEILSSVLGTNISGELSMNQLQEKLRDALKDKIFLLVNENAYKWGELKDLLVEGAKLGSKVLVTTRNVTVASIMGTVPTNINLKILSEEDCMSLFVKCAFKGGEEREHPNLFEIGKDIVRKCGGVPLAVKTLGCQLSSKTDERYWEMIRDSAIWELEREGEAHVLPALRLSYTHLPPHLKRCLAYCSLLPRTYEGLHSLLLIKIWIANGILESHDHGNLELEDVGELYFKELWERSFFQNVQDNSLFCKFRMHDLIHDLVRSVAQDECFAVDFEGTKEISENVRHLSVFRPAQNVPSILDKRNSSSPTFQEQAETEIRCLKFCLQLESGSAPSKAHTDEKDTESWNVLHYDPDESIYLVGGYDGESCLSAFDAYYPFEDMIKPLRPMSTVCSFVSVAQCYGDLYVIGGGDGLVWYDTGIYCPVADEWKQCPSLREKMGSLAAATTNKKFFAMGGGNRVDCFADVEMLDLEVGRWIRTQSMLQKCMALAAVELKGVLYATGGYDGSSYLKFDPRERGWTKTAYMHSKWSCHSSVVLNEKIR, via the exons ATGGGGGCCGGCAGGAAGACACAGACCTTTACTTTATCTTCTTCTCAAGACATGGCAACCTACTCTGCGTCCATGAGGAATTTGCGGCGGAATAGCCTTGGTGGTGTCATCTTCGGTGCCACGAAATTCACAATTGACGAATGTCTATCTAAACAACTATTTG GCTTACCAGCTGCACACTACATGTATGTGAAGAACATTACTCCTGGCTTGCCACTTTTTCTCTTCAACTATTCTGATAGGAAGCTACATGGAATTTTTGAGGCTACTGGCCTTGGACAAATGAATATCAATCCATATGGATGGAGCACTGATGGTTCAGAGAGAACGCAGTATCCTGCGCAG GTTAAGTTCCATACACGGATGCAGTGCCGACCACTGCTTGAAAGCGAGTATAAAGACATCATTGCTGACAACTACTACACCGAGAGTCATTTCTGGTTTGAGCTTGATCACTCGCAAACAAGCAAGCTGACATCTAAGTTTGCATCTGTAAAAGTTGCTCCAAGTAATCCCGTACCACAGATACCTAAGTCATCATCTGTAAATGTTGCTCCAAGTACTTCTGTGCCACAAGGTACGCTGAATTGGAGAAAAGCTTGTTTTCCAGCTCCTCCCTCACATGATACAAAAGAGCAACCTCCGTCTTCTCCTTCACATGACACAAAAGAGAAACGTCCGGCTTATACTTCACATGACACAATAGAGGAACCTGAATGGCTTGAACTGCTTACCTCGGAGACTGAGCATTTGAGCTATTCATGTCCGAATTGGGATGCCCCAATTTTATTTGGAAGATATAATGCATTGAATTCCCAATATGATGTGAAAGAGGCTGAACAAGTGGAGCAGGAACGGGTATACGGAAAACTGAAAGAGTTGGCTCTTCAATATGATCTTAACGGTGAATGTCAAGACATGTCTTTCTCTGGAAATGTTGACGATAGCGCTGTCTCAAATGAAATGACCTGGGAGGACACTGAGGAGTCAATGGCACCGTTGGGTTTAGATGAGAAGAGGCCAGGGAGTTCTCGCTCCTCATTTGAGCAGAAGAGCAGAGAGAGTTCCCGATCCTTCTGTGAGAATCCAATCATAGCCAAG TTGATTGAAGAGGTGGAGGAGCTCAAAGCTTCTAAGAAAGAACAATCTGTGAAGATCGGTTTATTGGAGCACAAGCTG AAGAAGGCGGAGCTTGAAATTCAGCAGTTAAAAGTTTGGTATGAAG TCAGACTCACGGAGAAGCTAGGCTCCCTTGCTTACGACGAGATTTGCTTGGCATGGGCGGTTCAATCCGATCTGAGAAAGCTTGAGGGCACCATGTCCACAATCAAAGGCGTGCTCTTGGATGCTGAAGAGAAGCAAGCGAATAACAAGGAGCTCCGCAGTTGGCTCAGACAAGTTAAAAATGTGTTTCTTGATGCCGAGGATGTGTTGGATGAGTTTGAGTGTGAAGCCCTGCGAAAGCAAGTGGTGAAAAAATTTCATGGTACATGTAGAAAGGTACGTCGTTTTTTCTCCCGGTCTAATCCTGTTGCATTCCGTTTGAGGGTAGCTCATGAAATCAAAGAGTTATGGGAGAGGTTAGAAGAGCTTAAAGCCAATAAGTCTATCTTTGATTCTCTCACTAGTCATAGTAAAGGTTACTATGATGACCATGATAGCAATCTGAAGCAGGTGATCAAGGCGAGAGAGACGCACTCTTTCGTCCGTGCTTCGGAGGTTGTTGGTAGAGAATTTGAGAAAGAAGAGCTAGTAGATCGTTTGATTGAGCAAGGTGACGATCATTTCTCAGTAATTCCTGTAGTTGGAATGGGAGGTATAGGCAAGACTACACTTGCTAAGTTGGTGTACAATGATACAAGAGTCATTAAGAATTTTGAATTGATGATTTGGCAGTATGTGTCAGTAGATTTTGATATTGCTAGATTGACAAAAGAGATTCTTAGTTCTGTATTAGGTACAAATATTAGTGGTGAATTGTCTATGAATCAGTTGCAAGAAAAACTACGAGATGCTTTGAAGGATAAAATTTTTTTACTTGTGAACGAAAATGCATATAAATGGGGTGAGTTGAAAGATTTGTTGGTAGAGGGGGCCAAATTAGGAAGTAAGGTTTTAGTGACAACCCGTAATGTTACAGTTGCTTCCATCATGGGAACTGTTCCGACAAACATTAATTTGAAAATTCTCTCCGAAGAGGATTGCATGTCCTTGTTTGTGAAATGTGCATTTAAaggaggagaagagagagaacatCCAAACCTCTTTGAAATTGGGAAAGATATTGTGAGAAAGTGTGGAGGGGTCCCCTTAGCGGTGAAAACTTTAGGATGTCAACTTTCCTCAAAGACTGATGAACGGTATTGGGAAATGATAAGGGATTCTGCAATATGGGAAttagaaagagagggagaagcTCACGTTTTACCTGCTTTGAGACTTAGTTATACTCATTTGCCTCCCCATTTGAAAAGATGTCTTGCTTATTGTTCACTTCTTCCAAGGACATACGAAGGGCTTCATAGCTTGCTATTGATCAAAATTTGGATAGCAAATGGAATCCTTGAATCTCATGATCATGGGAATCTGGAGTTGGAAGATGTTGGTGAGCTATATTTTAAAGAGTTATGGGAGAGGTCCTTCTTTCAAAATGTTCAAGATAATAGTCTATTCTGCAAATTTCGTATGCATGATCTTATCCATGACCTCGTACGATCAGTTGCACAAGATGAGTGCTTTGCAGTAGACTTTGAAGGCACCAAAGAAATCTCTGAAAATGTTAGACATTTGTCAGTATTCAGACCAGCACAAAATGTTCCATCAATCTTGGATAAGCGGAACAG TTCTTCACCGACATTTCAGGAGCAGGCAGAGACAGAAATTCGATGcttaaaattttgtctacaGTTGGAATCTGGTTCTGCACCTTCCAAGGCACATACTGATGAGAAGGATACTGAATCATGGAATGTGCTGCATTATGATCCCGATGAGTCGATTTATCTAGTTGGTGGATATGATGGCGAATCATGTTTATCGGCATTTGATGCTTATTATCCTTTTGAAGATATGATAAAACCTCTGAGACCAATGAGCACAGTTTGTTCATTTGTCTCCGTTGCACAATGTTATGGCGATCTTTATGTAATTGGTGGTGGCGATGGTCTTGTGTGGTATGATACAG GAATCTACTGCCCTGTTGCTGATGAGTGGAAGCAGTGCCCTTCTTTGAGAGAGAAAATGGGTAGCTTAGCTGCAGCTACCACAAACAAGAAATTTTTTGCAATGGGTGGTGGGAACAGAGTTGATTGCTTTGCAGATGTTGAGATGCTTGATTTAGAAGTGGGACGATGGATCCGTACACAGTCAATGTTACAGAAG TGTATGGCTCTTGCTGCGGTAGAACTCAAAGGTGTGCTTTATGCCACTGGTGGATATGATGGGAGTAGTTATTTGAA ATTTGACCCCAGAGAACGCGGTTGGACCAAAACTGCCTATATGCATTCAAAATGGAGCTGCCATTCATCAGTTGTTCTGAATGAAAAAAT AAGATAG